From the genome of Pseudanabaena sp. BC1403, one region includes:
- a CDS encoding PAS domain S-box protein: MFKTNKIVYGYAIALGITFLGSSVGLLVGNNYHQNATQKMQGAAEDRKFLNTLQVDILYNRPTKQLSPYLADPDGFKIESGKLLDRIQKILTALEAYNSSGKTSSIEGLQPLLAEYAMVVKKFQQEANLEIAQLTTLTESPKNLTAAELRLVKFVKSKDFVKFIEFPDRLLPFTQLADVQTAKAESELAYSKTIRNSIVAGSVFLSAAISVLFTIFASRALAREQATINQQLRNQLTEREQAEAQLRESEQRYINLNAAAPVGIFRVDTEGNSIYINQRCCEMLGLSPEATIGKSWQQALHPDDREYVIAEQIRTRRENIPFQLEYRILRPDGSVVWVLGNAVAEKDNSGQIIGYVGTITDISDRKRSEEALQKSESHSRALISAMPDIIFRMNQEGVYLEFLASPNFNVLGDLSKMVGTNVLDILPPQASQQRMKSVQQVIQTGSIQVYEQELEIDGIPQIEEVRIVPYSETQVLGLVRNISDRKQAELALAKSEAQSRAILSAIPDLMFRIGSDGIYREFYIAYRDFAVIPQGNDLTGRSLSEMLPPDVFERHMHHLQKSLETGEVQVYEQIFPIGDRLQYDEVRVVKIGEDEALFIIRDISDRKQAEQALAKSEAQSRAILSAIPDLMFRVGTDGVYREIITQHQDFALFPLDFNLVGQSMVEILPAELADRQFHYLRRAIATGKLQIYEQNIQIGDIFQDEEVRVIKSGEDEVLFMIRDISDRKQSELALQNLIAGTAATTGQDFFPALVTHIAKALNVSHALVTELVDDELHSLAFWANGELQPAFSFNIEKTPCEKALQQGTFYCDSFVQQMFPQHIALAEMEASSYLGISLKDSNGQAIGNLCTLDKQSIHNPQRAEQILQVFAARATAELERQRTNTMLVQLNQQLESKVQKRTLELQKLSERLTLSLKSGAIGSWEWNIAEQQMFWDEQMYKLYGVEQGADFHLDYESWAKMIHPDDLKATMEMGKRALLGEIELDSEFRILHRDHSIHFIKAYGTLVRDAKGNPQSLIGIDFDISDRKQAENAILTSQKFLQTVLDTFPLSVFWKDRNSVYLGCNRNFLKDAGLASVADIIGKTDYEMPWAQTEANSFRQYDRQVMDNDESKLGIIETQLQANGDRIWVETNKLPLYDLKGEVIGILGTYQDITKRKQAEEELQHTNQELLRATRLKDEFLANMSHELRTPLNAILGMTEGLQEQVYGSINDRQLKALQTVETSGNHLLELINDILNLAKIEAGQVELNYSSTSISYLCESSLNFIKQQAMKKQIQLDMHLQPNLPEIQLDERRIKQVLINILSNAVKFTANGGRIKLKATKLSHVSEQTQDHTQDYLQISITDTGIGISPENIQRLFKPFVQIDSALNRKYEGTGLGLALAKQIIELHGGTVGISSEIGIGSCFTIELPINHLESPPPQEPQFSSNLESHPELKQISASTAPLILLAEDNEANIITVTSYLEAKAYRLIIARDGQEAIAIAKSAQPDLILMDIQMPVMDGLEAIKQIRLDPQFVDTPIIALTALAMAGDREKCIAAGANEYITKPIKLKDLSQTIQSFMNS, translated from the coding sequence ATGTTTAAAACTAACAAGATAGTTTATGGATATGCGATCGCCCTAGGCATTACTTTCTTGGGATCTTCCGTTGGCTTGCTAGTAGGCAATAATTATCACCAAAATGCAACTCAGAAGATGCAGGGGGCTGCTGAAGATCGCAAGTTTTTAAACACTCTCCAAGTCGATATTTTATATAATCGTCCTACCAAACAACTATCACCTTACTTAGCGGATCCAGATGGCTTTAAGATCGAGAGTGGCAAATTACTTGATCGCATTCAGAAAATTTTAACCGCACTAGAGGCATATAACTCTTCTGGGAAGACATCAAGCATCGAGGGGCTACAACCATTGCTAGCTGAATATGCAATGGTTGTGAAAAAATTTCAGCAAGAAGCAAACCTAGAGATCGCCCAATTAACCACACTCACAGAATCTCCCAAAAACTTAACCGCAGCAGAATTACGGTTAGTTAAATTTGTCAAAAGCAAGGATTTTGTCAAGTTTATTGAGTTTCCCGATCGCCTATTACCATTTACCCAACTTGCTGATGTACAAACAGCAAAAGCTGAGTCAGAACTAGCCTACTCTAAGACAATTCGCAATAGCATAGTTGCTGGAAGTGTATTCTTGTCAGCAGCGATCTCTGTCCTATTTACGATCTTTGCTAGCCGTGCGCTCGCTCGTGAACAAGCGACAATCAACCAACAATTGCGCAATCAATTAACCGAGCGCGAGCAAGCCGAAGCACAACTGCGTGAAAGTGAGCAGCGCTATATCAACTTAAATGCTGCAGCTCCTGTCGGAATATTTCGCGTTGATACTGAGGGAAACAGTATATATATCAACCAACGTTGCTGCGAGATGCTTGGCTTGTCACCAGAAGCAACCATTGGAAAATCTTGGCAGCAAGCATTGCACCCCGACGATCGCGAGTATGTTATCGCTGAGCAAATTCGCACAAGACGCGAAAATATACCATTTCAATTAGAGTATCGAATTCTAAGACCTGACGGTTCCGTAGTTTGGGTGCTGGGAAACGCTGTCGCCGAGAAAGATAACAGTGGGCAAATCATCGGCTATGTGGGGACAATCACAGACATTAGCGATCGCAAGCGCTCGGAAGAAGCCTTACAAAAAAGTGAATCTCATTCTAGAGCCTTAATTAGTGCGATGCCTGACATAATTTTTCGGATGAACCAAGAAGGTGTTTATCTGGAATTTCTTGCTTCTCCAAATTTCAATGTTTTGGGTGATCTCTCAAAGATGGTGGGAACCAATGTATTAGATATTTTGCCGCCTCAAGCGTCACAACAACGCATGAAATCTGTTCAACAAGTTATTCAAACTGGTTCTATCCAAGTTTACGAACAAGAGCTTGAGATTGACGGCATACCCCAAATCGAAGAAGTCCGTATTGTGCCATATAGCGAAACCCAGGTTTTAGGATTGGTGCGAAATATTAGTGATCGCAAACAAGCCGAACTTGCTTTAGCAAAGAGCGAAGCCCAGAGTCGTGCCATATTATCAGCCATTCCTGATTTGATGTTTCGGATAGGAAGTGACGGAATTTATCGCGAGTTTTATATTGCATATCGCGATTTTGCAGTTATTCCCCAAGGTAACGATCTCACTGGTCGATCACTTTCTGAAATGTTGCCACCAGATGTTTTTGAGCGACATATGCATCACCTGCAAAAAAGTCTAGAAACAGGAGAGGTGCAAGTATACGAGCAAATTTTTCCAATTGGAGATCGCCTTCAATATGACGAAGTTAGAGTTGTCAAGATTGGCGAAGATGAAGCTCTGTTTATAATTCGGGACATTAGCGATCGCAAACAAGCAGAACAGGCTTTAGCAAAGAGCGAAGCCCAGAGCCGAGCCATATTATCAGCAATTCCTGATTTGATGTTTCGAGTAGGGACTGATGGCGTTTATCGCGAAATTATTACGCAGCATCAAGATTTTGCCCTATTTCCACTAGACTTCAATCTTGTTGGGCAGTCAATGGTCGAGATTTTACCCGCAGAGCTTGCCGATCGCCAATTTCATTATTTGCGTAGAGCGATCGCAACTGGTAAGTTGCAAATCTACGAGCAAAATATTCAAATAGGAGATATCTTTCAAGATGAAGAAGTGAGAGTGATCAAGAGTGGCGAAGATGAAGTTCTGTTTATGATTCGGGACATTAGTGATCGTAAGCAATCTGAACTGGCTCTACAAAATCTAATTGCAGGCACAGCCGCTACCACTGGACAAGACTTCTTCCCCGCGCTAGTAACTCATATTGCCAAGGCTCTTAATGTTTCCCACGCTCTAGTTACTGAACTGGTTGATGATGAGTTACACTCCCTAGCTTTTTGGGCAAATGGAGAACTTCAACCAGCTTTTTCTTTTAATATTGAAAAAACTCCCTGCGAAAAGGCATTACAGCAGGGAACATTTTATTGTGATAGCTTTGTTCAGCAGATGTTTCCTCAACATATAGCTCTAGCTGAGATGGAGGCATCCAGCTATCTTGGTATTTCCCTAAAAGATAGTAATGGTCAGGCGATCGGTAATCTTTGTACTCTAGACAAACAGTCAATTCACAATCCACAACGAGCGGAACAAATCCTACAGGTGTTCGCCGCCCGTGCTACCGCTGAGTTGGAACGTCAACGGACTAACACCATGCTAGTTCAACTCAATCAACAACTAGAATCAAAGGTGCAAAAACGCACTTTGGAACTTCAAAAACTATCAGAACGCCTCACTTTGTCGCTGAAATCTGGAGCGATCGGATCTTGGGAATGGAATATTGCAGAGCAACAAATGTTTTGGGATGAGCAAATGTATAAACTGTATGGAGTTGAACAAGGTGCTGATTTTCATCTCGACTATGAATCTTGGGCAAAGATGATCCATCCTGATGACCTCAAAGCTACGATGGAAATGGGAAAGCGAGCTCTCTTAGGAGAAATAGAACTGGACTCTGAGTTTCGGATTTTGCATCGTGATCACAGTATCCACTTTATAAAAGCCTATGGAACTTTGGTTCGAGATGCTAAAGGCAATCCCCAGAGTTTGATTGGTATTGATTTTGATATTAGCGATCGCAAACAAGCCGAAAATGCTATTTTGACATCTCAGAAATTCTTACAAACAGTCCTTGACACATTCCCTCTGTCAGTATTTTGGAAAGATCGTAACTCGGTCTATCTTGGTTGTAATCGCAATTTCTTAAAAGATGCAGGACTTGCCTCAGTCGCAGATATCATTGGCAAGACTGACTATGAAATGCCTTGGGCTCAGACCGAAGCTAATTCATTTCGTCAATATGACCGCCAAGTCATGGACAACGATGAATCGAAGCTCGGTATCATCGAGACCCAATTGCAAGCAAATGGCGATCGGATTTGGGTAGAGACAAATAAACTACCGCTCTATGATTTAAAGGGGGAGGTGATTGGCATTTTAGGAACCTATCAAGATATTACGAAGCGGAAGCAAGCAGAGGAGGAACTACAACATACGAACCAAGAACTTCTCCGTGCGACCAGACTCAAGGACGAATTTTTGGCTAATATGAGTCATGAACTTCGTACGCCCCTCAACGCCATTCTCGGCATGACTGAGGGATTGCAAGAGCAAGTCTATGGCAGCATCAATGATCGTCAACTCAAAGCCTTACAAACTGTAGAAACCAGTGGCAACCACTTACTTGAATTAATCAATGACATTCTTAATCTCGCAAAAATTGAAGCAGGACAAGTTGAACTAAATTATTCATCGACATCAATCAGTTATCTCTGCGAATCCAGCCTGAACTTTATTAAACAACAAGCAATGAAGAAACAGATTCAGCTAGATATGCATCTGCAACCAAATCTCCCTGAAATACAGTTAGATGAGCGGCGGATCAAACAGGTGTTAATTAATATCCTCAGTAATGCTGTCAAATTCACCGCAAATGGAGGTCGCATTAAACTAAAAGCCACCAAGCTTTCTCATGTCTCTGAGCAAACCCAAGATCACACACAAGACTATCTGCAAATATCGATAACCGATACGGGCATCGGCATCTCGCCAGAAAATATTCAGAGACTATTCAAACCCTTTGTCCAAATTGATAGCGCTTTAAATCGAAAATATGAAGGGACAGGCTTAGGACTAGCATTAGCAAAACAAATCATCGAGCTTCATGGTGGCACTGTCGGAATATCCAGTGAAATAGGTATTGGCAGTTGCTTCACCATAGAGTTGCCAATCAACCACCTCGAATCTCCGCCGCCACAAGAACCTCAGTTTTCATCTAATCTTGAGTCGCATCCAGAACTGAAACAGATATCAGCATCTACAGCACCACTAATTTTGTTAGCAGAAGATAATGAAGCTAATATCATTACAGTAACTAGCTATCTTGAAGCCAAAGCCTATCGCCTTATCATCGCAAGGGATGGACAAGAGGCGATCGCCATTGCCAAGAGCGCTCAACCAGATCTGATTTTAATGGATATCCAAATGCCCGTTATGGACGGGTTAGAAGCTATCAAACAGATTCGTCTCGATCCTCAATTTGTTGATACACCAATTATTGCTCTGACCGCTTTGGCAATGGCTGGCGATCGCGAAAAATGCATAGCTGCTGGTGCTAATGAATATATTACTAAGCCAATCAAGTTAAAAGATTTATCCCAGACGATTCAATCCTTTATGAATTCATAG
- a CDS encoding PAS domain-containing sensor histidine kinase encodes MESTPDSKDNVSAISHSSPVAPDQQSLPLSDRGQTDNLLLTLVEATASVTGEDFFTAFVKHLATNLGCAHAMITEVKDGQLQTRAFWSRNLLQPNLSYDIKNTPCEIVLADGIYAQSTDLQKTFPNNSNLIILNADSFLGVALTNSSKQTIGLISIMDVVPMREIARLQPIIQIFAARVAAELEREQTTLALKQLNQELERRVEERTTSLKASEERWQLALKGANDGIWDFDMATNKVFYSSRWKQMRGFDDDEISDSLEECSSRIHPDDYDRVIASANDHLAGKTEFVEMEYRTLCKDGSYIWVLERGQALRNELGQPIRVIGSDTDISAHKLIEAKLIKSEAQFRCLVEGGIDLIWSSDQNGLFTYLSPQFNALFGWEPSEWIGKSYNDLVHPDDLLRVKTLEFMENVVSGKKSWHPEFRHRHRDGHYVWVRANSTTILNPDGVVIGSQGTLTDISDRKQAEERLQAKTKQLIQSHTKLAQSIANIQRSNALLTVLQEASFDGILVIDEHRRVITYNQRFLNQWDIPQSLVLSANDLQLFDVVLERLTHPDEFLHQVEYLHDHPKEISHSEISRKDDKIFDLYSAPIYWSNDRYGRAWFFRDISDRKRLEQEQTRLTSILEASTDYISMADANGMIFWKNTELKRLCGIDPNHDTKQYQIADCHPQWAADIVLQEGLPHAIALGSWMGETALLNVDGQEIPVSQLILVHKSPQGEIEFFSFIMRDIQTRKEYEQKLELTNAELLRATRLKDEFLANMSHELRTPLNAILGMTEALQEQILGDVNERQLKALKTVETSGMHLLALINDILDLAKIESGQLQLDCNTTNVALLCQSSITFIQNQAFNKSIKLEVKISPNLPDLQVDERRIRQVLLNLLSNAVKFTPKGGSITLEVKHLELQQMQTGSWIRIAVIDTGIGIAPENIPKLFQPFIQIDGALNRQYAGTGLGLSLVKRMVELHGGTVGLTSDLGIGSCFTIDLPCVTSLQEAIANVSIDATPAPPSPVSATVKLSPLILIAEDNEANISTLNDYLEAKGYRILLAMNGQEAIDLTKTYQPDLILMDIQIPIMDGIETTKQIRLDPNLVNIPIIALTALAMDGDRQKCLDAGANEYISKPIKLKDLSQIIQSFLTS; translated from the coding sequence ATGGAATCTACTCCTGACTCAAAAGATAATGTATCGGCGATCTCGCACAGTTCTCCAGTTGCACCAGATCAGCAGTCTTTACCATTAAGCGATCGTGGACAAACCGACAATCTACTCCTAACTCTTGTGGAGGCAACAGCTTCTGTCACAGGAGAAGATTTTTTCACAGCCTTTGTTAAACATCTCGCCACAAATCTAGGCTGTGCCCATGCCATGATCACGGAAGTAAAGGATGGACAATTACAAACCCGTGCCTTTTGGTCAAGAAATCTGCTTCAACCAAATTTGAGTTATGACATAAAAAATACTCCCTGTGAAATAGTCTTAGCAGACGGAATCTATGCTCAATCAACCGATTTGCAAAAAACCTTTCCTAATAATTCTAATCTGATTATTTTGAATGCCGATAGTTTTCTGGGAGTCGCTCTAACTAATTCTAGTAAGCAAACCATTGGGCTAATCAGTATCATGGATGTCGTGCCCATGCGAGAAATAGCTAGGTTACAGCCAATTATCCAGATCTTTGCGGCGCGTGTTGCGGCTGAGTTAGAACGAGAACAGACGACCCTTGCGCTGAAGCAGCTAAATCAAGAATTAGAACGGAGAGTAGAAGAACGTACCACCTCTCTAAAAGCAAGTGAAGAGCGTTGGCAACTAGCACTCAAAGGGGCAAATGATGGGATTTGGGATTTCGATATGGCGACAAACAAGGTTTTCTACTCTAGTCGCTGGAAACAGATGCGTGGTTTTGATGACGATGAAATTAGCGATAGTTTGGAAGAATGCTCAAGCCGCATCCATCCTGATGATTACGATCGCGTTATAGCATCTGCCAATGATCACTTAGCTGGCAAAACAGAATTCGTGGAGATGGAATATAGAACACTCTGCAAAGATGGCTCCTACATATGGGTGCTTGAGCGTGGACAAGCCTTAAGAAATGAGTTGGGACAACCCATTCGCGTTATTGGTTCCGACACCGATATCAGCGCCCATAAACTAATTGAAGCCAAATTAATTAAGAGTGAAGCTCAATTTCGCTGTTTGGTAGAAGGAGGCATCGACCTGATTTGGTCAAGCGATCAAAATGGTTTATTTACTTACCTCTCACCACAATTCAATGCGCTTTTTGGCTGGGAGCCTAGTGAATGGATTGGCAAGTCATATAACGACCTTGTGCATCCAGATGATCTACTACGAGTAAAAACTCTTGAGTTTATGGAGAATGTGGTATCTGGCAAAAAATCTTGGCATCCTGAGTTCCGCCATCGACACCGAGATGGTCATTATGTCTGGGTACGCGCCAATAGTACAACGATTTTAAATCCTGATGGAGTTGTGATTGGCAGTCAAGGGACTTTAACCGATATTAGCGATCGCAAGCAGGCGGAAGAAAGACTACAAGCAAAAACCAAGCAATTAATCCAATCCCATACTAAACTAGCTCAATCCATCGCCAATATCCAACGCAGTAACGCTCTATTAACCGTTCTCCAAGAAGCCTCCTTTGACGGAATTCTGGTGATTGATGAGCATCGCCGAGTGATCACCTACAATCAGCGTTTTTTAAATCAGTGGGATATTCCTCAATCACTAGTACTCTCAGCAAACGATCTCCAACTTTTCGACGTTGTTTTAGAGCGCCTCACTCATCCAGATGAATTTTTGCATCAGGTCGAGTATCTACATGATCATCCTAAGGAGATCAGCCATTCAGAGATCAGCCGCAAAGATGACAAAATCTTTGATCTTTACTCTGCCCCAATTTATTGGTCTAATGATCGTTATGGTCGAGCTTGGTTTTTCCGCGACATAAGCGATCGCAAACGACTAGAGCAAGAACAAACTCGTCTGACCTCTATTCTAGAAGCTTCGACTGACTACATCAGCATGGCAGATGCCAACGGAATGATCTTCTGGAAGAATACAGAATTAAAACGACTATGCGGGATCGATCCCAATCATGATACAAAGCAATATCAAATTGCTGACTGCCATCCCCAATGGGCAGCCGATATAGTTTTGCAAGAGGGATTGCCCCATGCGATCGCCCTTGGAAGTTGGATGGGCGAAACAGCATTGCTGAATGTCGATGGACAAGAAATTCCCGTTTCTCAGCTTATTCTCGTGCACAAGTCTCCTCAAGGCGAAATAGAATTTTTCTCCTTCATCATGCGCGATATCCAAACTCGCAAAGAATATGAACAGAAACTAGAACTAACCAACGCAGAACTGCTCCGCGCCACCAGACTCAAAGATGAATTTTTGGCAAACATGAGTCATGAACTCCGTACTCCTCTCAACGCCATTCTCGGCATGACCGAAGCACTCCAAGAACAAATCTTAGGGGACGTTAATGAGAGACAGCTAAAAGCCTTAAAAACCGTTGAAACTAGTGGTATGCATCTATTAGCGTTGATCAACGATATTCTAGATTTAGCCAAAATCGAATCAGGACAGCTCCAACTAGACTGCAACACCACAAATGTGGCATTACTATGTCAATCCAGCATCACATTTATCCAGAACCAAGCCTTCAATAAAAGCATAAAACTAGAGGTCAAGATTTCTCCAAACTTGCCAGACCTACAAGTAGATGAGCGACGCATCCGCCAAGTGCTGCTTAACTTGCTCAGCAATGCCGTAAAATTTACGCCCAAAGGAGGAAGCATCACCTTAGAGGTTAAACATCTAGAATTACAGCAAATGCAGACTGGTTCATGGATTCGCATTGCTGTAATTGACACAGGAATCGGCATTGCCCCAGAAAACATCCCAAAACTATTTCAACCCTTTATCCAGATTGATGGCGCTTTAAATCGTCAATATGCAGGTACAGGTTTGGGGCTATCGCTTGTCAAACGCATGGTGGAATTGCACGGGGGAACTGTCGGCTTGACAAGCGATCTGGGCATTGGCAGTTGTTTTACGATTGATTTACCATGTGTAACCAGTTTACAAGAAGCGATCGCAAATGTTTCTATCGATGCAACTCCAGCCCCACCTTCTCCAGTATCCGCCACAGTTAAATTATCCCCTTTAATATTGATAGCAGAAGACAACGAAGCTAATATTAGTACATTGAACGATTATCTTGAAGCCAAAGGATATCGTATTCTCTTAGCAATGAATGGGCAGGAGGCGATCGATCTTACGAAGACTTATCAACCTGATTTAATTCTGATGGATATTCAAATACCCATCATGGATGGGATCGAGACAACTAAGCAAATTCGCCTCGATCCTAACTTGGTAAATATTCCGATTATTGCCTTGACGGCTCTGGCGATGGATGGCGATCGCCAAAAGTGCTTAGATGCTGGAGCCAATGAATATATTTCTAAGCCGATAAAGCTAAAAGATCTATCCCAGATAATTCAATCCTTTTTAACCTCATAG